One region of Populus trichocarpa isolate Nisqually-1 chromosome 4, P.trichocarpa_v4.1, whole genome shotgun sequence genomic DNA includes:
- the LOC7453661 gene encoding probable polyamine transporter At1g31830: MEEPNNAGYVALGEASFPTLDKFQKVSVIPLVFLIFYEVSGGPFGVEDSVQAAGPLLALLGFLLFPLVWSIPEALITAEMGTMFPENGGYVVWVSSALGPYWGFQQGWMKWLSGVIDNALYPVLFLDYLKSAIPALEGGIPRIVAVLALTAALTYMNYRGLSIVGWVAILLGVFSLLPFVLMGLVAIPKLEPSRWFVVDFSNVDWGLYLNTLFWNLNYWDSISTLAGEVENPNKTLPKALFYALILVVSAYFFPLLIGTGAVPLDQEMWSDGYFSEIAKILGGVWLRSWIQGASAFSNMGMFVAEMSSDSFQLLGMAERGMLPEIFGKRSRYGTPLTGILFSASGVILLSWLSFQEIVAAENFLYCFGMIMEFIAFVKLRMDYPAAPRPYKIPVGTVGAILICIPPTLLILVVLTLASLKVMAISSVALIVGLIMKPCLDYAEKKRWFRFSKNSDLSSIHSV; this comes from the coding sequence ATGGAGGAGCCGAACAATGCTGGGTACGTAGCTTTAGGGGAAGCATCCTTCCCAACATTAGATAAGTTCCAGAAGGTTTCAGTCATAcctcttgtttttcttatattttatgaaGTTTCTGGTGGACCATTTGGAGTTGAAGATAGTGTCCAGGCAGCTGGACCTCTTTTAGCTCTTCttggttttttgctttttcCACTTGTATGGAGCATTCCAGAAGCCTTGATAACTGCAGAAATGGGTACCATGTTCCCAGAGAATGGTGGATATGTAGTTTGGGTTTCATCAGCGCTGGGTCCTTATTGGGGGTTTCAACAAGGTTGGATGAAATGGCTAAGTGGTGTTATTGATAATGCACTATACCCGGTTTTGTTTCTAGACTATCTGAAATCGGCAATCCCGGCATTGGAGGGTGGTATCCCTAGGATAGTAGCAGTGCTGGCTCTGACTGCGGCTCTAACTTACATGAACTACAGGGGTTTAAGCATAGTGGGGTGGGTTGCTATACTGTTAGGGGTGTTTTCTCTGCTTCCTTTTGTGCTCATGGGACTTGTGGCAATCCCCAAACTGGAGCCATCAAGGTGGTTTGTGGTGGATTTCAGCAATGTGGACTGGGGTTTGTACTTAAACACACTGTTCTGGAACCTCAACTACTGGGACTCAATCAGTACTCTTGCAGGAGAGGTCGAAAACCCGAATAAAACTCTTCCAAAAGCTCTTTTTTATGCTCTTATCTTGGTTGTTTCTGCGtacttttttcctcttttaatTGGTACCGGAGCAGTACCACTTGATCAGGAAATGTGGTCTGATGGGTATTTTTCAGAAATTGCTAAAATTTTAGGTGGTGTATGGTTGAGATCTTGGATCCAAGGGGCTTCTGCCTTTTCAAACATGGGCATGTTTGTGGCAGAGATGAGCAGTGACTCTTTCCAGCTTCTAGGGATGGCTGAGCGTGGGATGCTTCCTGAGATCTTTGGCAAGAGGTCTCGTTATGGAACCCCTCTTACTGGGATTTTATTCTCTGCATCTGGAGTGATTTTGCTATCATGGTTGAGCTTCCAAGAGATTGTTGCCGCAGAAAACTTCTTGTACTGTTTTGGAATGATTATGGAATTTATAGCATTTGTGAAATTAAGGATGGACTATCCAGCGGCACCAAGGCCTTATAAGATACCTGTTGGAACAGTTGGAGCAATTTTGATCTGCATTCCTCCAACCTTGTTAATTTTAGTGGTATTGACACTTGCTTCTCTCAAAGTCATGGCTATTAGCAGCGTTGCTTTGATTGTAGGGCTTATCATGAAGCCTTGTCTTGACTATGCAGAGAAGAAAAGGTGGTTCAGGTTTTCTAAAAATTCTGACCTTTCATCCATCCATTCTGTGTAA
- the LOC18097915 gene encoding histone-lysine N-methyltransferase SUVR4, with protein sequence MLGTIFKRLSFEALPCTCAAETSGVFVYTLEELLKEEFLDEAIAVSSDPQRKHFYYCEICPLQNDRQQNLGKIKRCKGHLSRKFVKECWSECGCNKKCGNRVVQRGIQELYERNNERAAKKERHSYPALLDADLGSERTLEGEEALCLDATEFGNIGRFINHRYFHSPLLAFFATREIEPMEELTWDYGIQFDDNYHQFKAFKCKCGSMRCHDKKRKEIIMKISESNMYVMVA encoded by the exons ATGTTGGGcacaatatttaaaagattgTCTTTTGAGGCCTTGCCTTGTACATGTGCTGCAGAAACTAGTGGTGTTTTTGTTTACACGCTGGAGGAATTGCTTAAGGAAGAATTTCTGGATGAAGCCATAGCTGTGTCTTCGGATCCTCAAAGAAAACACTTCTACTACTGCGAAATCTGCCCACTGCAGAATGACCGGCAACAGAATCTTGGGAAAATAAAACGATGCAAGGGCCATTTAAGTAGGAAATTTGTAAAAGAGTGTTGGAGTGAATGTGGATGCAATAAGAAGTGTGGAAATCGTGTTGTCCAACGAGGGATACAA GAACTTTATGAGCGAAACAATGAAAGGGCTGCTAAGAAGGAGAGGCATTCTTATCCAGCGCTGCTGGATGCAGACTTGGGCTCTGAAAGGACACTGGAAGGTGAAGAGGCCCTTTGCTTGGATGCAACGGAATTTGGAAACATTGGCAGGTTTATCAATCACAGGTACTTCCATAGCCCTCTT CTTGCTTTTTTCGCAACTAGAGAGATTGAGCCGATGGAAGAGTTGACATGG GATTATGGTATTCAGTTTGATGATAACTATCATCAATTTAAAGCATTCAAGTGCAAATGTGGAAGCATGCGCTGCCATgacaagaaaaggaaggaaattATCATGAAGATCTCTGAATCGAATATGTATGTTATGGTAGCCTAA
- the LOC7453660 gene encoding serine/threonine protein phosphatase 2A 57 kDa regulatory subunit B' alpha isoform: protein MGILRNSPKASPRKKSTSLQLLFDLEPNNSNGTKMFSSKSGKQSAFESEYGEILSIISHCRSIFTFTDPLESPLERDIKRLKLFQLLSFVKKPIKPLPEEITRPVVSMLSANLFRPLPPSSKQTVICELPEDEDLVSTLSPAWPHLQVAYDILLRLVLNIDPKILRCYVDEPFLVNLLSLFQSENPRERESLKNVYHRIYSRFTFYRAFMRKSMNHVFLHYVFETEKHSGIGELLEIWGSIINGFAVPLKEEHKLFLMRVLIPLHKGKGMQVYHRQLAYCINQFVQKEPMLGGVAVRGILKYWPATNCQKEVLLLGELEELVENIDPGHYRKLALPICAQISRCMNSLNSQVAERALYVWNNEQFVKMASSMMKEVFPVVVESVEKNLKWHWSESVKQLTENVKTMIEETDPNLYDSCLEEMAHKEYLAGQEDIKRREKWERLELAAAKNHQFFPATTMSRY from the exons ATGGGTATTCTCAGAAACTCCCCAAAAGCctctccaagaaaaaaatctaccTCCCTTCAGCTCCTCTTTGATTTGGAGCCCAACAATAGCAATGGCACCAAGATGTTCAGTTCCAAAAGTGGCAAGCAGTCTGCCTTCGAATCTGAATACGGAGAAATCTTGTCTATTATATCTCACTGCCGCtctatttttactttcactgaTCCTTTGGAGTCTCCCTTGGAGCGAGATATTAAGCGATTAAAGCTTTTCCAGCTCCTTTCTTTCGTGAAAAAACCCATAAAGCCACTACCTGAAGAAATTACACGCCCAGTTGTGTCCATGCTATCGGCCAACCTTTTCAGGCCTCTCCCTCCATCTTCCAAACAAACCGTCATCTGCGAATTACCTGAGGATGAAGACCTTGTTTCCACTCTCTCGCCTGCTTGGCCACACCTGCAAGTTGCTTACGATATTCTGCTTCGACTAGTCCTCAATATTGATCCCAAAATTCTCCGTTGTTATGTTGATGAACCTTTTCTTGTCAACCTTCTGTCCCTCTTTCAGTCTGAAAACCCGAGAGAACGCGAAAGTCTGAAGAACGTTTACCACCGGATATATTCCAGGTTCACTTTTTACAGGGCATTCATGAGGAAATCGATGAACCATGTCTTCTTGCACTATGTTTTCGAGACAGAGAAGCATTCTGGGATCGGTGAGCTGCTTGAGATATGGGGAAGCATCATCAATGGTTTCGCTGTCCCACTAAAAGAGGAGCACAAGCTGTTCTTGATGAGAGTGCTTATCCCTTTGCACAAGGGCAAGGGGATGCAAGTCTACCACAGGCAACTGGCGTATTGTATTAATCAATTTGTGCAGAAGGAACCAATGCTTGGTGGGGTGGCTGTCAGAGGGATCTTAAAGTATTGGCCTGCCACAAATTGTCAGAAAGAAGTTCTACTCCTTGGTGAATTGGAGGAATTGGTAGAGAATATCGATCCCGGTCACTATAGAAAGTTAGCTTTGCCTATATGTGCCCAAATTTCAAGATGCATGAATAGTTTAAACTCACAG GTCGCGGAGCGTGCACTATACGTGTGGAACAACGAGCAATTTGTGAAGATGGCATCATCAATGATGAAAGAGGTGTTTCCTGTGGTTGTAGAGAGCGTGGAAAAGAACCTGAAATGGCACTGGAGCGAGAGTGTTAAACAACTGACAGAAAATGTGAAGACAATGATAGAAGAAACGGATCCAAATTTATATGACAGTTGCCTGGAAGAAATGGCCCACAAAGAGTACTTAGCTGGCCAGGAAGATatcaaaaggagagaaaaatggGAGAGATTAGAATTGGCAGCAGCCAAGAATCATCAGTTTTTTCCAGCCACAACAATGTCACGTTATTGA
- the LOC7453664 gene encoding uncharacterized protein LOC7453664 isoform X1, whose product MEKLTELSHLLVTVFLSSFASLMVIPAITDVTMVAVCPGKDECSLAIYLSGFQQAIIGLGTVVMMPLIGNLSDQYGRKALLTLPMTLSIIPLVILAYSRTTNFFYAYYVLRTLTAMICEGSINCLALAYVADNVLERQRTSAFGILSGIATAAFVCGTLAARFLSTALTFQVAALVSMLAAVYMRIFLEESLPNGENLTQPILKSGQDDHCQDGDLSRKAPVLKKIPSIQDIIGLLKSRVTFSQAAVVAFFNSLAEGGMQASIMYYLKARFHFSKNHYADLMLLLGIAGMASQLVFMPLLAPHVAEEKLLAIGLLGGIADALLYSVAWSNWVPYATTIFAVFIVCVPPCLRSIASKQVGPTEQGKAQGCISGIISFANIISPLIFSPLTALFLSEDAPFHFPGFSILCIGFVTMIAFFQSVLMRGPPPVSSHKISCNSLVA is encoded by the exons ATGGAGAAGCTAACAGAACTGAGCCACCTCCTTGTGACAGTATTCCTCTCCAGCTTTGCTAGTTTAATGGTGATCCCGGCCATAACCGATGTCACCATGGTAGCAGTTTGTCCTGGAAAAGATGAGTGCTCTCTTGCGATTTACCTCTCCGGGTTCCAGCAAGCT ATCATCGGACTGGGGACAGTTGTGATGATGCCGCTAATAGGAAATCTATCAGACCAGTATGGAAGGAAAGCCTTGCTCACACTCCCTATGACTCTCTCCATTATTCCTTTAG TTATACTGGCATACAGTAGGACAACCAACTTCTTCTATGCCTACTATGTGCTCAGGACCCTCACGGCTATGATCTGTGAAGGCAGCATCAACTGCCTTGCTCTTGCTTATGTG GCAGACAACGTTTTAGAGAGACAGAGAACATCAGCATTTGGAATTCTATCTGGCATAGCCACAGCCGCATTTGTCTGTGGAACCTTAGCTGCTCGTTTCCTCTCCACTGCTTTAACGTTTCAG GTGGCTGCGTTGGTGTCAATGCTTGCTGCTGTGTACATGAGAATTTTCCTCGAAGAGAGTCTACCAAATGGCGAAAATTTGACGCAGCCAATCTTGAAGAGCGGACAGGATGATCACTGTCAAGATGGTGATTTATCAAGGAAGGCGCCGGTATTGAAGAAGATCCCATCAATTCAGGATATCATTGGCTTGCTGAAGAGCAG GGTAACATTTTCGCAAGCAGCAGTTGTTGCATTCTTCAATAGTCTTGCAGAAGGTGGAATGCAAGCTAGCATCATG TACTACTTGAAGGCTCGTTTTCACTTCAGCAAAAACCATTATGCTGATCTGATGCTACTTCTTGGCATTGCGGGAATGGCCTCACAG CTGGTTTTCATGCCCTTGTTGGCACCACATGTAGCAGAGGAAAAACTGCTGGCAATAGGGCTTTTAGGGGGCATCGCAGAT GCATTGCTTTACAGTGTAGCATGGTCAAATTGG GTCCCATATGCCACCACCATTTTTGCGGTTTTTATTGTTTGCGTGCCTCCATGT TTACGCAGCATTGCATCGAAACAAGTAGGGCCAACTGAGCAG GGGAAGGCTCAAGGATGCATTTCAGGAATAATCTCCTTCGCAAACATCATCTCCCCCTTAATCTTTAGTCCTCTGACAG CTTTATTCCTGTCTGAAGATGCACCATTTCATTTCCCTGGCTTCAGTATTTTGTGCATTGGATTTGTAACG ATGATTGCATTCTTTCAGAGTGTTCTCATGAGGGGTCCTCCTCCTGTTTCAAGTCACAAAATCAGCTGCAACAGCTTGGTAGCCTAG
- the LOC7470420 gene encoding pentatricopeptide repeat-containing protein At4g35130, chloroplastic, whose protein sequence is MASALIHCSLYNAYKNASPEQNKPPKAAQFKRKTTRKSPFIKRAQSKTSFKPLARPNDLNITRDLCGFVESGLMGNALDMFEKMNHSDTFIWNVIIRGYTNNGLFQEAIDFYYRMECEGIRSDNFTFPFVIKACGELLALMVGQKVHGKLIKIGFDLDVYVCNFLIDMYLKIGFIELAEKVFDEMPVRDLVSWNSMVSGYQIDGDGLSSLMCFKEMLRLGNKADRFGMISALGACSIEHCLRSGMEIHCQVIRSELELDIMVQTSLIDMYGKCGKVDYAERVFNRIYSKNIVAWNAMIGGYALNNYFFESFACLKRMQEDDKVIPDVITMINLLPSCSQSGALLEGKSIHGFAIRKMFLPYLVLETALVDMYGKCGELKLAEHVFNQMNEKNMVSWNTMVAAYVQNEQYKEALKMFQHILNEPLKPDAITIASVLPAVAELASRSEGKQIHSYIMKLGLGSNTFISNAIVYMYAKCGDLQTAREFFDGMVCKDVVSWNTMIMAYAIHGFGRTSIQFFSEMRGKGFKPNGSTFVSLLTACSISGLIDEGWGFFNSMKVEYGIDPGIEHYGCMLDLLGRNGNLDEAKCFIEEMPLVPTARIWGSLLAASRNHNDVVLAELAARHILSLKHDNTGCYVLLSNMYAEAGRWEDVDRIKYLMKEQGLVKTVGCSMVDINGRSESFINQDRSHAHTNLIYDVLDILLKKIGEDIYLHSLTKFRPLDVAKKRGNSPEYHSVKLAICFGLISTAIGNPVIVRKNTRICDDCHRAAKKISQVTKREIVVGDAKVFHHFRDGCCSCRDYW, encoded by the coding sequence ATGGCTTCAGCACTCATTCACTGCTCTCTCTACAACGCCTACAAAAACGCCTCTCCAGAGCAAAACAAACCACCAAAAGCAGCACAGTTCAAGCGAAAAACCACAAGAAAATCACCCTTTATCAAGAGAGCCCAATCAAAGACTTCATTCAAACCTCTGGCGCGTCCCAACGATCTCAATATCACAAGGGATCTCTGTGGCTTTGTTGAATCTGGGTTGATGGGCAATGCACTCGATATGTTTGAGAAAATGAACCACTCAGATACTTTTATATGGAATGTTATTATTAGAGGGTATACAAATAATGGGTTGTTTCAAGAagctattgatttttattataggATGGAATGTGAAGGGATTAGAAGTGATAATTTTACTTTTCCATTTGTGATCAAAGCTTGTGGTGAGTTGTTGGCCTTGATGGTAGGGCAAAAGGTTCATGGGAAGTTGATTAAAATTGGTTTTGATTTAGATGTTTATGTTTGTAATTTTCTTATTGATATGTATTTAAAGATTGGATTTATTGAGCTTGCGGAgaaggtgtttgatgaaatgcctGTGAGGGACTTGGTTTCTTGGAATTCTATGGTTAGCGGCTATCAAATAGATGGTGATGGATTGAGCTCGTTGATGTGTTTTAAAGAAATGCTGCGGTTAGGAAATAAGGCTGATAGGTTTGGTATGATTAGTGCTTTGGGTGCTTGTTCTATTGAGCATTGTTTACGAAGTGGAATGGAAATTCATTGCCAAGTGATTAGAAGTGAGCTTGAATTGGACATTATGGTACAGACTTCTCTTATTGATATGTATGGTAAGTGTGGTAAGGTGGATTATGCTGAGAGGGTATTTAATAGGatttattccaaaaatattgTGGCTTGGAATGCTATGATCGGTGGGTAtgctttaaataattatttttttgagtctTTTGCTTGCTTGAAAAGGATGCAAGAGGATGATAAAGTGATTCCAGATGTTATTACGATGATAAACCTGCTCCCTTCTTGTTCACAATCAGGAGCTCTCTTGGAAGGTAAATCTATCCATgggtttgccattagaaaaatgTTTCTTCCTTATTTAGTCTTGGAAACTGCTTTAGTTGATATGTATGGAAAATGCGGCGAGTTGAAACTGGCAGAGCATGTGTTTAATCAAATGAATGAAAAGAACATGGTATCATGGAACACCATGGTTGCTGCTTATGTACAGAATGAGCAGTACAAAGAGGCTTTGAAAATGTTTCAACACATTTTGAATGAGCCTCTTAAACCAGACGCTATTACTATTGCAAGCGTCCTGCCTGCCGTTGCTGAATTAGCCTCAAGGAGTGAGGGTAAGCAGATTCATTCTTATATCATGAAATTAGGGCTTGGTTCAAATACTTTCATTTCAAATGCAATTGTTTACATGTATGCAAAATGTGGTGATCTCCAGACAGCAAGAGAATTTTTTGATGGTATGGTATGTAAGGATGTAGTTTCATGGAACACAATGATCATGGCTTATGCTATTCATGGGTTCGGAAGAACTTCCATCCAGTTTTTCTCTGAAATGAGGGGAAAGGGTTTCAAACCCAATGGGAGCACTTTTGTTTCTCTGTTAACGGCCTGCAGCATTTCTGGCCTGATTGACGAAGGCTGGGGTTTCTTTAATTCAATGAAAGTGGAATATGGCATTGATCCAGGAATAGAGCATTATGGTTGTATGCTAGATCTCCTTGGTCGCAATGGAAATCTTGACGAAGCAAAGTGTTTCATTGAAGAAATGCCTTTGGTCCCTACAGCCAGGATATGGGGTTCCTTACTAGCTGCAAGTAGGAACCACAACGACGTAGTCTTAGCTGAACTAGCAGCTAGGCATATATTATCTCTTAAGCACGACAATACGGGTTGCTATGTACTACTCTCTAATATGTATGCTGAAGCTGGAAGATGGGAAGATGTAGATCGGATTAAATATCTTATGAAGGAACAAGGACTGGTGAAGACAGTTGGGTGTAGCATGGTTGATATCAATGGTAGAAGTGAGAGTTTCATCAATCAAGACAGGTCCCATGCCCATACAAACTTGATTTATGATGTGTTGGATATTCTACTGAAGAAGATAGGGGAAGACATCTATCTTCATTCCCTCACCAAGTTCAGACCACTAGACGTGGCCAAGAAACGAGGGAACTCGCCAGAATATCACAGCGTCAAACTAGCTATCTGCTTCGGCTTGATCTCTACAGCAATCGGAAACCCTGTTATTGTCAGGAAAAACACTAGAATATGTGATGATTGCCATAGAGCTGCGAAGAAGATTTCGCAGGTTACCAAAAGAGAGATTGTAGTGGGGGATGCGAAAGTATTTCACCACTTCCGGGATGGATGTTGTTCGTGTAGAGATTATTGGTGA
- the LOC7453664 gene encoding uncharacterized protein LOC7453664 isoform X2: protein MAATFNGRLFLKNTAYLTSTGFKVILAYSRTTNFFYAYYVLRTLTAMICEGSINCLALAYVADNVLERQRTSAFGILSGIATAAFVCGTLAARFLSTALTFQVAALVSMLAAVYMRIFLEESLPNGENLTQPILKSGQDDHCQDGDLSRKAPVLKKIPSIQDIIGLLKSRVTFSQAAVVAFFNSLAEGGMQASIMYYLKARFHFSKNHYADLMLLLGIAGMASQLVFMPLLAPHVAEEKLLAIGLLGGIADALLYSVAWSNWVPYATTIFAVFIVCVPPCLRSIASKQVGPTEQGKAQGCISGIISFANIISPLIFSPLTALFLSEDAPFHFPGFSILCIGFVTMIAFFQSVLMRGPPPVSSHKISCNSLVA, encoded by the exons ATGGCGGCCACTTTCAATGGGCgtcttttcttgaaaaataccGCATATTTAACCAGCACTGGATTCAAAG TTATACTGGCATACAGTAGGACAACCAACTTCTTCTATGCCTACTATGTGCTCAGGACCCTCACGGCTATGATCTGTGAAGGCAGCATCAACTGCCTTGCTCTTGCTTATGTG GCAGACAACGTTTTAGAGAGACAGAGAACATCAGCATTTGGAATTCTATCTGGCATAGCCACAGCCGCATTTGTCTGTGGAACCTTAGCTGCTCGTTTCCTCTCCACTGCTTTAACGTTTCAG GTGGCTGCGTTGGTGTCAATGCTTGCTGCTGTGTACATGAGAATTTTCCTCGAAGAGAGTCTACCAAATGGCGAAAATTTGACGCAGCCAATCTTGAAGAGCGGACAGGATGATCACTGTCAAGATGGTGATTTATCAAGGAAGGCGCCGGTATTGAAGAAGATCCCATCAATTCAGGATATCATTGGCTTGCTGAAGAGCAG GGTAACATTTTCGCAAGCAGCAGTTGTTGCATTCTTCAATAGTCTTGCAGAAGGTGGAATGCAAGCTAGCATCATG TACTACTTGAAGGCTCGTTTTCACTTCAGCAAAAACCATTATGCTGATCTGATGCTACTTCTTGGCATTGCGGGAATGGCCTCACAG CTGGTTTTCATGCCCTTGTTGGCACCACATGTAGCAGAGGAAAAACTGCTGGCAATAGGGCTTTTAGGGGGCATCGCAGAT GCATTGCTTTACAGTGTAGCATGGTCAAATTGG GTCCCATATGCCACCACCATTTTTGCGGTTTTTATTGTTTGCGTGCCTCCATGT TTACGCAGCATTGCATCGAAACAAGTAGGGCCAACTGAGCAG GGGAAGGCTCAAGGATGCATTTCAGGAATAATCTCCTTCGCAAACATCATCTCCCCCTTAATCTTTAGTCCTCTGACAG CTTTATTCCTGTCTGAAGATGCACCATTTCATTTCCCTGGCTTCAGTATTTTGTGCATTGGATTTGTAACG ATGATTGCATTCTTTCAGAGTGTTCTCATGAGGGGTCCTCCTCCTGTTTCAAGTCACAAAATCAGCTGCAACAGCTTGGTAGCCTAG